CCTAGACGGAAGAACTTCTATTTCCTCTCCGCTCTGTATACTTTGTGTTGACCCTTCTGGACACTCCTGTTTAGTCCTCTGCTGCTCACGAACCAAGCCATGCCCATCACGGAGCTCTATCTTGGTGCCTTTCTTCAGGTGTTGTTCGATAGGTTGGCCTCTGTCGAGCTTCTCAACTTTGCACGGCGTGAGGGGATTGATACGCGGTTGAAGGAATGGGAGAAGATGCTGAAGAGTTAATTCGACCAATAGCTACCTGCTCTTTTTTCATCTAATCTAATCCGATTATGTATTCTTGAGAGAGCTTATCTAGGTGACAATCatggaattgaagaaaaagtagcaactttccttttctttcttatcatcatttaaaaatgattttgttatcGAATGTTTTTTGACACGTTGAGAAATTGACAACAAAAATTTTGTAGCTTTCAATGTATGGGATTTTCATGTTAAATAGAATAGTGGGGTTAGGACCCATTTGATCAGTGCTTATGATGATACATTTACATAGATTAAGTATATGTAGCAACCGCCCCATTATTTGATAACGGGATGGGGTTCACGAGGCTGCTCTAGAAAATATGATGCCATATGATTTAggtgatgcatgatgatggtggaTGGGTGCATTTGGGAATAGTGTGATGGGGGTGGTGAGAGAAAACTGATGAACACTGATAAAGCAGAAGTTTCGGGGTTGGGTTGGATACGGGCCCACTTCTTTCACTTCTGAACCTTTGGTGGCTTTAATAATTTCAAGACTTTGGTCCCATTTCCGACCAACTTGCTTCAGAGAAATTGAggcaacaaaaatgaaattaaatcaaaaggGACGTGATGAAATGCAACGGCAGCTTCTTCCGAGAAAGAAAGAGCCCTTTAGTGCTTAAAAAGTCTTTTGATTCGCTCCATTATTAGATGTTGTTGTCCTGGCCGGAGTAACTTTTGTTCCCTCTCCGCTCTGCACACTTTCATTCAACCCTTCTGGGCACTCTTGTTTAGTCCTCTACCGCTCACAAATCAGCCATGCCCATCACAGAGCTCTTTCTCGGCGCCTTTCTTCAGGTGTTGTTCGATAGGTTGGCCTCTCCGGAGCTCCTCAACTTTGCACGGCGTGAGGGGATTGATATGCGGTTGAAGAAATGGGAGAAGATGCTGGAGAGTCTCAAGGAGGTGTTGGATGATGCAGAGGATAGGCAACTCACCGGCCATCTCGGGGTGAAGTCGTGGCTAGAAGATCTTAGAAACTTGGCCTATGACATCGAAGATTTGCTTGATGAGTTCGTCACAGAATCCGCTGAAAGCAAGTCCAAGGCAGAATCCAACACTAGCAAGGCGCATTCCCTTCTTTCCAATTGTTGCTTCAGATTAAGTCCGAGAGAATTCATGCTCAACCACAAAATGAGATCTAAGATGGAAGAGATGGATGCCAAATTACTGGAGATCGTAACTCAAAAAGACAGTCTGAGCCTAAGAGAGAATAACGAGAAGCGATCAACAAATCATTTACAGGATAAGCCAATTCCAACAACACATTTGATCGAGGGTTGTTTTGTTGGTAGGGAAGATAAAAAAATGGAGATTCTCAAATTACtaaccgaagaagaagatgatagaACAACTACAAACATAAGAGTGATTCCCATCGTAGGGATGGCGGGTCTTGGGAAGACAGCTTTGGCTCAGCAAGTCTTCAATGATGCCAGAGTGACCAGCTACTTCGATGTAAAAGCATGGACTTGTGTTTCTGATGATTTCGTCATGCTTGCTATTACAAAGAGTATCCTACAAAAAATCGACTGCACTTTGTCTTCTGAAGATAAGGACCTGGATTGGCTTCAGGATAAGCTCAAACAAAACCTTTCGGGGAGAAAGTTTCTTGTCGTTTTGGACGATGTTTGGAACGAGAATTATGGAAACTGGACTATCCTCTTGAAGCCTTTTCAATCGGGAGCAAAGGGAAGCAAAATCATTGTCACGACCCGTAATTCCCACGTTGCCGAAATAGCCGGTGCTCGACCATTTACTCTCAAAGAGTTGTCACTAGAAGCTTGCGTGACTCTGTTTgcatttcatgctcttggagTAAAAAATTTTGATCATCATCCTTATCTTGAAGCATTAGGTCTCAAAATAgtggaaaaatgcaaagggtTGCCATTAGCAGTGAAGACATTGGCTGGGCTGCTACGCACTAAAGTTGGTCCCCCGAATGGCAAGCTATATTGAACAAAGATTTGGGATCTaccgaaagaaagaaatgacaTCCTTCCAGCTTTGAAACTTAGCTACCTCCATCTCCCTTCCAATCTAAGGAGATGTTTCGCTTACTGTGCTATATTTCCCAAGGACTATGAAATCCAACGGGACAAGTTAATTCATTGGTGGATTGCAGAGGGCTTGGTGgacaaaaaagaagcaaagagtCAATGGAATACAGGTTTGAATTATTTCAATGAGCTAGTAGACAGGTCGTTATTTCAAAAGTCAAGTAGCAATGGATTAGAATTCTTAATGCATGATCTTGTGAATGACCTGGCAAAGCTAGTTGCAGGTGCATCCCATTGTAGCTCGGGGGAATTTGAGTTTGTGGATGATCACAATAATGCATCTTTAGCTCGTCACGCCTCATTCCTTCCAAGCAATTATTTTATGCCAGAAAGATTCGAGATATATCATCGAATGCAGGGACTTAGGAGCTTCATATCATTAGAGAAGCAACATCGGTCTTCCTTTGTGACCCAGAAAGTGCTACATGACTTGTTGTCGGTATTGAAATACTTAAGGGTGCTTTCATTGAGTCGCTATAACATTAGGGAGGTACCAGAATGCATTGGAAAACTAAGGCACCTAAGGCACCTTAATCTATCACATACTCATATTGAAACCCTTCCAAAGTCGATTGTTGCATTGCACAATCTAGAAGCTTTAATATTGCAAGGCTGTCGCAAGCTTATCAAATTACCTGAAGGTATGGGAAAACTAATCAATCTAAGATTTCTTAACATTACCAATACTCCAATTCTAAGAGCAATGCCACTAAATATAGGTAATTTGTTGGGTCTTGAGATCTTGTCCAAGTTTATAGTTGGAACGGAAAATGGGTCAAGGTTGAATGAGTTAAGAAACCTAAAGAACCTGCAAGAGGAATTGTGCATCTCTGATTTGCATAAAGTTCAAGAAGCAGAGAAGCCAAAGATGCCAATTTACTCATGAAGGAGGGAATATGTCAATTGAACATGCAATGGtgcacaaattttgaaaatttccggAATGAAGAGCTTGAAACAAAGGTCCTTGACTTTCTTTGCCCTCACCAAAACCTTGCACATCTTAAAATATCCTACTATGGCGGCCTAAAATTCCCATCTTGGTTAGGTAGTCCTACACATGTTAACATAATGCATTTACATTTATATGGGTGTCAAAGGGTCAAAGAATTACCATCGCTTGGGCAGCTATCTTCGTTGAAAGAATTGTACATCAAAGGTTTAAATGCAATATGCATGGTAGGGTATGAATTTTATGGAAGTAAAAGTCCTTTTCCATCCTTGTTGACTTTGGAATTCAAGGGCATGCCATTGTGGGAGGACTGGTCTCATTGCATTGACGCTGAAGAAGTTGGAGTTGTATTCCCTCGTCTTGAGCATCTCGTCATTCAGGATTGCCCTATGCTGATCGGAAGATTGCCTAGTCAACTAAGCTCCCTTGTAAATCTCAAAATTAACTCATGTCCACGTTTGGAAGCCTCGCCATCTTTCAATAGCCTTCCATCTCTcaatgaattaaaattcaaaggtTGTAATGAGAGGGTGCTGCATAGTTTGGTAAACCTGGCATCTCTTACTGCTCTAGACATAAATGATGTTGCTGAACTCACTTGCTTAAATCATGGGTTTACAAGCTCCTTGATCAAGCTAGAGAAGTTGACGATCGAAAAGTGTGCAAAGTTAATATATCTGTGGCAAGATGGAGATGTAATTCGGAATCTCAATTGTCTGAAGAGATTAGTCGTATGTAGTTGTTCAGAATTCATATattttgtggctgaagaagGAGATATAGAGCTACCTGGCAACCTCGAGACTATCGAATTGAGTGATTGTGTCAATTTAGAGAAGCTTCCAAGCAAGATGCACACCCTCTCCTCTCTTAGAGACTTGAGTATCTTTAATTGTCCAAAACTCGTGTCCTTCCCAGAAATATGTATACCAACATCTCTGACATCATTAAACATCGAGTTCTGCAAGATGTTGCAATCTTTACCCAGAGGATTAAGTGCTCATCTAGATGAACCTAGCAGCAGCAGTAGCAATACCCACAGTGACATTATATCTTGTCTACAAGACTTAAGAATCTACGAATGCAATTCTTTGCCATCCTCTCCATTCAGCGAGGGTATATTTTTACCCACGACCCTCAAGAGACTTGACATTAGTTACTGCAGGGGAGTGGAGTCGCTTGCGGATATAAATCTAGACCGTCTTCAGTCTATTCAAGAgattaaaattttggaattgaagaatttgagaagCTTACCCCAGGGTCTACACAAGCTATCTCGGCTCACTTCCTTGCATTTGCGGAATTGTCCTGCACTGGAGCTGGAGTGCTTCCCCCCTCTTCCTCCCAGCATCTCGAGATTTATTCTTCACGGTTGTCCAAAGATAAAATCGTTACCTAATCAGTTGCATCGACTCACGAGTCTTCGATTTCTATCAATTTCGGGGTGGGAGAGTTTGACGCACTTCCCCGATGGAGGATTGCCGCCCCAGCTAGAGTCTCTTGTGATATTAAAATGCGAGAATATGAAGCAGCCGGTGAGGGAGTGGCTCACCCCTCTCACCTCCCTTCAACAGCTGGTGATCGACGGCAGCGTGGGAGGAGTAGGAGAAGAGGAGGATCTTGTGCTTCCGCTCCCTTCCTCTCTGCTCCGTCTCTATATCCATGATATGGGAAAAGTGGAAAGACTGTCCAgcactctccctccctctctccggACCTTGGACATCCAGAATTGCCCGAAGCTGAGGGAGTTGCCCCAggatggcctccctccctccctagaACTACTCCGGATCAGAAGATGTGGGATTCTGGAGGAGCGATGCAGGAAAGGGACCGGCTgctattggcccctcatccgCGAAATCCCAGATATTCGAGGAGTCTGAGGCCTGGCTCTTTCATCATCTGTGTCCTTCCCCTGTTGTTGTGTGCACCTCCATCGCCACCGCTGCTTCGGCTCTCCACTCCGTCGTCGTCCTcacctccatctccatctccatctcatGAATATATTCCAATTGAAACAGGTAATCGATCTTTCCGATTACTAGTCTTCAATACTCGtactcacttctctctctcagATTTGGCATCACTTTTCCTCCGATTCTTTCGTTCTCGGTGTGCTCCGCCTCATTCTCCAAGATTCTTTCAATCTTGCTCGCCTTTCAGATTACATAGGAATTCCCATCGGTGAAGTTCCCCGGTACTAAGACTAGGAGGAGAAGATGCTGCTGAAGGGGGGGACCCTTGACGTGAGATTGCTTCTCATTGTAGAGACGAAGAGGGGAGATACCACTTCAGGCTCCGTTGTTCTTAACATCTTGACTTTTTTGTGGGATCTCTTTCCCGTGATTAGAGTTGGTTCTCGAATTACTCACGGAGGATAGAGGTATGTATATCTGTTCTCTTTCCCTGTTCATTAAGTGTCTGTTTTCCCCCTGATGTTTCAATCCGCTTGACGAATCTATAGTCTGGacataatttatatgataaattgATAGCAAGGACAagtttgaaaatgtttgaaGTTGCATCACATCGAAAAAGAGCGGTTTAGAACTTCTGATGGATAGAGAAAATTTATGTCATCTTAATGGCAGTTTAGGTGCTTTAAATCCTCTTTCCTGATTTAGGCTGGAGACTCAATTTGAACACATTTATTGAGTTTGTGGAATGTGCCTGACTAATTTCCCTTATATCTCTGACTCTGATATGCGAAAATTACTTTTACAGCATTCACCAGAAGTGGGAGGAACTCGATATTAACTCTCCGTCCGCATCTACCGATACAAAGTACTTATTCCCACACATGCAATCTTCTCATTTCTGAGCATACCGTGACGCACATTGAAATCTATACGGGAAACGGATTTATTGCACCTCAACCCTTCCATTCCAGCATTTTACTCAACATCCAAGATTAGCCCTGGACTCAGTAGTGGCTGGTTGGCAAAGTTTAAAGGTGAGTAGATTTGTTTCTGCTACTTCTTTTGACTGGCTGTTTAAAAGCTGCTTAAAAGGTGGGTAATGATCATGgggtaaaaataatttcttctgaACGATTTAGCATATTGTCCGCATATCCAACAACTTGTCTGCATtctacttgttcatttctagcATTTTAtcaaaacacatatcaatgatTCAAAATTTCTCGTGTGATATGTTGTTTGTTATCATTTCCCTGGTTATCCCATTGACGTGATTACGTCCACATTCTGTTGTGTGCAAGGGATCGGTTCTACGCAAGGGGAATTTTAAGTTATACTttttatatacattgcttggcAAGTTTTCTAATAGATTAAGcttttaaaaaatgtatttgTCTAACATGCAGCGATCGAATCAAACAACATGACCAATCAGCCAAACCTATGTTCTTGTTTGGTTTTTACTTCTAGTAATTGTGGAAGACTTTCAGACAGGGATTATAAGCTTCTAAAAAAATCATCGAATTGCAACAAGACCAGGAAACTTCAACTTATTAAATCTGTTATTCATAGTGCGATTAAGTATTAGTGTCAACTCTTTTTGTTGCCCAAGAAAGATTTTAAAATGGTTGGCGAAAGTGTAGAGCTTTTCTTCGGAAGGGAGATCCTTATACTAAAGAGGGAGCAAAAGTCAGATGGGACACTGTCTGTCCTCCTAAGAAGTTTCAAGGCCTTGGCATTCAAAGACTGGATTTGTGAAATCTTGCTTATATTTTAAAGTGTCTATGGAGTATTTTGTTGAGGTGTGGTCTCTATGTTTTTCCTGGCTCTGTAGCTATTATCTTGACTGCAAACCAGATGTCACTTATGCTTTGAAGAAGCCATTAAGAGTCGAGAATATTTTGAAACCCCACATTAGATATATAGTCGGTAATGGAGATAATATTTCTCTTAATTTGATTTGTGACACCATACTGAGATCTTGCCAGAATCATTTCTCAAGGAGAATAATTTGTGAATCTTCTCTTCCTCCGCTGGCCAAAGTATCTGCTGTAATTTATAACTCATTGGAAACATTATGTTACTTTAAAAAGggtgtttttaatttttgtagaTAGCAATTGGGCAAAACTAGGGGCTGTGAAAAATGCCCCTTCCATCATCGTCTCCTTCTCCTTTGTTGTCTGCACCTTAATCACCTATGCTTCATCTTTCTGCTGTCTCCATCTCATGAAGATGTCATTAAAATAAGGTATCAATCTTGCCATTTACTACTCCGCCTACTCTACTCTTCTCCTTGTAGTCACTTCTCTTCTCAAATTTGGCATCGGTTCCCCTATCCATTGAAACGCTTTGCATAATCTCTTCAATTTAgccaaaatgaaatgaaaatctgggatgttaCTAATGGCCTGTTGCATTTAAATTTGGATTCTCAGCTTATTTCTGCATTCTATCAGTTTTCTGCACTCATCCACTTATTTTGTCATCACTGTGCTCTGTCTCATTCTCAAAGATTCTCTAAATCTTGCTTGCCTTTCAGATTACATTGGAATTCCATTGGTGAAGTTTGTTGGTACGACCCAGCAACCTGAAGAAAGGTCTATAGACCCTTCCTTCACCATTGCCTCACTGGTATTATGTCTAGGAGGAGAAGATGCTGAAGGGGACCCTGGATGTGAGATTGCTCCTCATTGTAGAGACAAAGGGAAATGCCATTGCGGGCTCTGTTCTTAAGATCTTGACTTTTGTGGAAACTTTTCCATGATTAGTTGGTTCTCAAATTACTCATGGAGATAGGTATGTATATATGTTTCCTTTCCCCATTCAGTAAGTGTCTGTTTGGCCCTGATGTTAGATGAATCTAAAGTCTGGACATAATTTATATGGTAAGTTAATAGCAAAGACGAGTTTAAAAACGTTTGAAAGTTGCATCTCCTTGAAAAAGTGTAGCTCAGAACTTCGCATGGATAGAGCAAGTTCATGTCATGTTAACGACAGTTAGGTGCTTTAAATGTTCTTTCCTGTTTTAGTCTGAAAGCTCCATTTGAACACATTTACTAAGTTGTACAATGTACCTGAGTAGTTTCCCTTATATCTCTGATTCTGATATGCGGAAACTACTTTTGCAGCATTCACCAGAAGTGGAAGCAACTCGGTATTAACTTTGTGTCTGCATTTACCGATACAAACTACTTATTCCCACACATGCAATCTTCTCATTTCTGAGCATACTGTGATGCACATCGAAATCTATGGGGGACAGATTTATTCCGTCTCAACCCTTCCATTCTGGCATTTTATGCAGCATCCAAGATTAAGGAGTGGTTTAGTTGGTTTGAGTACAGACACAAGTGAAGGCATTTCTCGTCCTGGATAGCACTTGACGAAATCTTTGCCTATTGTTCATTCTGATAACTATTCATATTCTGCTTCATGGAATCAGAGATGCATAGCCTTGCAGTCGCAGGTTGGCAAAGTTTAGAGGGTGGGTAGATTTGTTTCTGCTATTTCTTTTGACAGGCTGTTTGAAAGACATGGCTAATGATCATGGGGTATAATCAGAATCTAGAAAGAATCTCTTCTGAAGGATTAGCAAATTGTCTGCATtctacttgttcatttctagcATTGTATCAAAGCACATCAATggtttaaaatttatcatcttttatgttttttgttaTCAGCCCCCGCTATCTCATTGACATGATTATGTCCACATTCCGTCGTGCATGTCTAAGAGATCGGTTCTACGCAAGGGCAGTGTTGAGTTATAcattatatatacatttttttggttgaatgcGTTATATATACATTGTTTAGCACGTTTCTTAACAGCTTACGGTGTTTTGAAAAAGGAACTTGTCTAACATGCAGCAATCAAATCATACAGCTTGACCAATCAGCCAACCCTAAGTTCTTGTTTAGTTGGTTCTTCTAGTAATTTTGGATTGTCTGGAAGACTTTTAGACGAGGATTGTAGGCCTCTCATAAAATGATTGAATTACGAGAAGATTTAAAGCTTGGACAGTTAAAAGCCGCTCATATGCCAGCAAACTTCAGCTTATTAATTCtgttttcataatctattaGTGTCCACTCTTTTTGTTTcccaaataaaatttttgaaatggtTGAATGAAAGTGTAGAGCTTCCTTTGGAAGGAGCAAAAGTTAGACGGAAGCTAGATGGGATACTGACCTCCTAAGCAGTTTGGAGGACTGGGCATTTGAAGACTGGATTTATGAAATCTTCTTGTATTTCAAATTGTCTGTGGAGCATTTCGTTGAGTTGTGGTAAGTGTTTTGCCTGGCTCTATAGCTATCATCTTGACTGTAAACCAGATGCTGCTTATGCTTGGAAGAATTTGTTAAAAGTTGGGAACGTTTTCAAACCCTGCATTATACAAATAGTGGATAATGGAGATAATATTTCTCTTTAGTATGAATTGTGGCACCATGCCGGAATCATTCTCGAGGAGAATAATTTATGACTcatctcttctcctcttctcttctctgcAGGCCAAAGGATCAGCCGCAATACTTAATTCTCATTGGAAATGCCTGCTGCTAGGTCTGAAGAGTTGGTTCCCATACAAGCTGCAGTTTGGGGTGTGCTTTTGCTAGTTCCTCAGCTGcaagcaaagtttttttttgcaCGGCTTCTTCAAATGGTTGCCTTAACTTTTGTTGCATGGGATATTGTCAGAAACAAGGATGCTGATGTTGACTGGCACAAACTTGGGTGGTTCTCCCCTAATGTCCCAAGATTTGGCTTTATTTTTCGGTTAGTAATACATGATAAACTTCCCACTGTTGAAAGGATTAACAGTTGGTCTGTTGGGAGTACTAGATCTCTCTCTTGTTCTGTCATCTAagcattgaatatttttttcatctatttaCTGAGTGTAGTTTCTCCAATCAAGTATGGAGAAAGGTGCTGCagctttgtttgattcatccaACTCCTAGATTTTACGATGGTGAACTTGGTTTAGACGAAACAAGCTTCTCAGGGAAAAATTTTCAGAAGTATCTATAGCAGTTTATATGCAAACTGCTGCATCTATTATATCTTGAAGTCCATGAATAATTTGTTGCATTTACAGGTGGCTCCTTGGATGtttaatgaaatcaaaatcATCAAGTTCTGTTAAGCATGGTTTTTAGAGTTGCCTTGGTCTCAAAATAAGATTGGCACCGATGGGCATCATAGGTTGTGTGCTGCTTGGAACCTAACTTTGTAAAAACTATCTGGCTGGAGTAAAGGTTTTTCTGACGTGGTGCTTATTGTTGCTCTTTGGTGTGTAGAGTTGCATGTTTTCCTCTGTCGTCTCTATGCTTGTGATACAGGTATCAACTTCAACCGTCTTGTTTGGGGTCTAATTCTTTATGAGGTCCAATTTCTATATAACTGGCCTTCGCATTTCTTAAAATAGTTCTTGAGGAAGAACCCCAATCGATGAAAGGAAGTTGCTATAGGAGTAAGAAAGAAAGTGCTTATTTAACTACAAGATTCAAAGAGAGATTTTACCACattctactctcttttttttattggttcatGGTAATTTCATTTAGTTATGTCTGCATGAAATTCGACCTCCGAAATTCTGCTTTCTCTCGTGGTTATTCGTCATTTCGTCCTCATGGGATCATGAGGGTGTTCGTGCTTGTGCTTACTTTTCGTTTAATGAAAAGCAAAGTTTGCCGGTGAAGACCTGTTCCAAGAAGCAGCACTACGTCTTTGACAAGGTCATTTGCCCACTTCAAAGTTCAAACTCGTGTCCTTTAAACTATGttgaaaacaataaattacaattttgaaaaaggagatAACTTGAGAAACTTGGCtatattttaatatgattttaacGTGGTGAATTGCTATTCTCACAGCGTGGAATTGGAAGACGTGTGCTTACTTGCGCTCATTGTATTTGCTACATCCGGATAATAAGGTCTTATGCTCGCGCTATTACTTTAATAAATCCTAATAAGAAATGCAGCACATTGTCTTTGAAAGTGATTTATTTGggtttgtttggttttttttttttttgttcttttattgcAAGAGCTTTGTATGATTAGGTATTATAGCGAGAATGAAAGCAAGAATAGAAAGCATGAGAAAATTTAGTATATAGTTCACTTGATGGTCGCATAAGGTTGAAGATTATCTATCACGCTCGATGTCTCCATTGGCGTCTCGATAACTCTAAATGTACATTCAATCACGAATTTCCCAATTAATCCATATTCACATGAATTAGTGATTAAGATGAGTGAGATACTAATTATCAAATTACAGGGCACAAATAGGGATAAAGGATCTTATTCCCCCGGTAAGTACACAATAAAAACCTAGAAGACCGACCTATGTGAAAGCTTTGCAAACTCGATTCTAACCTAAAACATTAAGATGGAATAGTTGACCAATTCGTTGATCATAAACAGGGAAAATAGCCTTCTAATGCTGCTCTTGCCTTTGCCCACTCCACCTTCAAGCCtgcttttcctcatttttatgtaactctaaaaaatataaatttttatgtaCTTGGCAATCCTTGACCCAAAGAATACATGATAATAATAGAAAAACTCGACAAAAACAAATGTGTGTATGCATATATACATATTAATCTCGAGTTTGTCCGATGTGCATATGCTATAAtattgatatgatatgaaatacTTGATTGATCttcaaacaaaattaataaagggTCATATTCACCGTCAATAAATATTTATCACATCACTTCACCAAATTGGTAAACCAGTGGTAGGTCTCCTAGCATTATCCTATATCATTCCTCTCTATTTTTATGGGTTTCCTTATGCTAATCAACTTGCCAGAGATGGCTGATTTATAGCTTCATCTTGTTGATGCCTGCTGTCCTTCTCAAAAGATTTAGAGATGTTGGGATCCTTATACCTACCTACTCAACAGAAACCCTTTCATTGAGGATGATTCAGCATCAGAAAAATGTAATGCGTGTGTATCTCAACTACGATGCTCGTGGCCTCATCAATGAAACGCTAGACTATTCACAGATTTGTCACAATTTcttgcttctttcgtctttggCCCAAAAGGACTTATCACCAAGGAAGAAATGGCCATTAAGTCAACGATTTGAAGTGTGCAATGCACGTAGCTAATTAGGAAGTCCTTCGGAAGCTGCCATGTGTCTTGAACAGCCAGATTTCTGGGAAACTTCTCCTAACAAGAAATTTGAACGATAAACATCAACGGTTCACATGATTTTAGTTAGAGCTTACAAAGTATAGACTTTTTAAAATATCTCAAGACTTAAATTCTAGAAtacttttaaaataaaga
The nucleotide sequence above comes from Eucalyptus grandis isolate ANBG69807.140 chromosome 2, ASM1654582v1, whole genome shotgun sequence. Encoded proteins:
- the LOC104432501 gene encoding putative disease resistance RPP13-like protein 1 isoform X2 codes for the protein MPITELFLGAFLQVLFDRLASPELLNFARREGIDMRLKKWEKMLESLKEVLDDAEDRQLTGHLGVKSWLEDLRNLAYDIEDLLDEFVTESAESKSKAESNTSKAHSLLSNCCFRLSPREFMLNHKMRSKMEEMDAKLLEIVTQKDSLSLRENNEKRSTNHLQDKPIPTTHLIEGCFVGREDKKMEILKLLTEEEDDRTTTNIRVIPIVGMAGLGKTALAQQVFNDARVTSYFDVKAWTCVSDDFVMLAITKSILQKIDCTLSSEDKDLDWLQDKLKQNLSGRKFLVVLDDVWNENYGNWTILLKPFQSGAKGSKIIVTTRNSHVAEIAGARPFTLKELSLEACVTLFAFHALGVKNFDHHPYLEALGLKIVEKCKGLPLAVKTLAGLLRTKVGPPNGKLY
- the LOC104432501 gene encoding putative disease resistance protein At3g14460 isoform X1, which translates into the protein MKEGICQLNMQWCTNFENFRNEELETKVLDFLCPHQNLAHLKISYYGGLKFPSWLGSPTHVNIMHLHLYGCQRVKELPSLGQLSSLKELYIKGLNAICMVGYEFYGSKSPFPSLLTLEFKGMPLWEDWSHCIDAEEVGVVFPRLEHLVIQDCPMLIGRLPSQLSSLVNLKINSCPRLEASPSFNSLPSLNELKFKGCNERVLHSLVNLASLTALDINDVAELTCLNHGFTSSLIKLEKLTIEKCAKLIYLWQDGDVIRNLNCLKRLVVCSCSEFIYFVAEEGDIELPGNLETIELSDCVNLEKLPSKMHTLSSLRDLSIFNCPKLVSFPEICIPTSLTSLNIEFCKMLQSLPRGLSAHLDEPSSSSSNTHSDIISCLQDLRIYECNSLPSSPFSEGIFLPTTLKRLDISYCRGVESLADINLDRLQSIQEIKILELKNLRSLPQGLHKLSRLTSLHLRNCPALELECFPPLPPSISRFILHGCPKIKSLPNQLHRLTSLRFLSISGWESLTHFPDGGLPPQLESLVILKCENMKQPVREWLTPLTSLQQLVIDGSVGGVGEEEDLVLPLPSSLLRLYIHDMGKVERLSSTLPPSLRTLDIQNCPKLRELPQDGLPPSLELLRIRRCGILEERCRKGTGCYWPLIREIPDIRGV